CACCGTTCGACCGCTATGTCCGCGACGACAGCAATTTCTGGAATGCCTCCGGCCTGTCGGTTTCGCTGGGTGCGAACGGCATCAGCATCCAGATGGAGTCGCTGCGCGCCATCCTGCTGGGTGGCATCGCCTTCGATACCGCGCACGACTCGACCGCCCCCATCAGCAAGGCCGATCATCGTTTCAAGCTCTACGCCAGCATCGAGGAGGCCAAATCGGCGGGCTTCGGCCAGCAGATCAAGCTGATTTCAATGTTCCCTGGCTCGGTCGCCGGTGTCACCGAGGGGGCCGATGTCACATTTCACGGTCTCAAGATTGGCGAAGTCACCCGTGTCGGGCTGGTCTACGATCCCAAGCAGGACCGCGTCGTGGCGCCCGTCCACTATCGCGTCGAGGCCGGCCGCATCAGCAATCTCGCCAAGGCGCAGGGCCTCGAGCCGGTCAACATCGCCGAGGAGATGATCCATCGCGGACTGCGCGCTACGCTGCAGGCGCCAAGCCTGATCAGCAACTCCAAGATCATCTCGCTGCAGGTGGTGCCGGATGCCGCCCGGGGCGAGCTCGAGAAAATCGGAGACCACTATGTCATCCCGGCCGCCGAGATCGGCGGCTTCGACAGCATCACAGCTTCGGCCAGCGAGCTCTTGAGCAAGATCAACCGCATCGACTTCGACAAGATCGGCAACAGCCTGCTTGGCGCCGCCACCGGCATCGAGCAGACCGTGAACGGGCCGCAGATCAAGGCGACACTGGCGGCGCTCGAGAAGGCGATGATCGACGTGCAGGACATCGCGGCCAAGCTCGACAAGGACGCAACGCCGGCGCTGAAGCGCCTGCCCGAGATCGCCGCGCAGCTCCAGGAGGCGGTCGTCAAGGCGAACAAGCTGATCGGTTCCGTCGACAAGGGCTATGGCGACACGTCGAAGTTCCATCGCGACATCGAACGCCTGCTGCCCCAGATCACCGACGCCGCGCGCTCGATCCGCGCTTTGGCCGACCTGCTGTCGCGTCACCCCGAGGCCCTGATCAAGGGCCGCACCAACACGGGCAAGGAATGATCTCCACTCGCTTCGGCCGCCGCCGCTTCGGTCTTTTTGGCCTTCCGATCCTTGCGGCGCCCGCGCTGCAGGCCTGCGGCTCCTCGCCGGAACCCATCCTCTACACGCTGGCGG
This DNA window, taken from Reyranella humidisoli, encodes the following:
- a CDS encoding PqiB family protein; translated protein: MVWIVPILTVLIAAWLAWDTFSKRGPVITVAFDTAAGLTAGQSQLKYRNVVMGTVKSITIPPDLSKVLVTIETVKEAEPLLTDKTTFWVVKPQLFAGNVSGLETILSGSYIGMRPSTDKGTPTRSFVGQEDPPILQASVKGTVFRLDTARLGSISLGAPIFFRDIEVGTVLGWDLHDLASRVAIHAFVRAPFDRYVRDDSNFWNASGLSVSLGANGISIQMESLRAILLGGIAFDTAHDSTAPISKADHRFKLYASIEEAKSAGFGQQIKLISMFPGSVAGVTEGADVTFHGLKIGEVTRVGLVYDPKQDRVVAPVHYRVEAGRISNLAKAQGLEPVNIAEEMIHRGLRATLQAPSLISNSKIISLQVVPDAARGELEKIGDHYVIPAAEIGGFDSITASASELLSKINRIDFDKIGNSLLGAATGIEQTVNGPQIKATLAALEKAMIDVQDIAAKLDKDATPALKRLPEIAAQLQEAVVKANKLIGSVDKGYGDTSKFHRDIERLLPQITDAARSIRALADLLSRHPEALIKGRTNTGKE